A region from the Neurospora crassa OR74A linkage group V, whole genome shotgun sequence genome encodes:
- a CDS encoding transcriptional co-activator — MVDINPAALSRPSVNISTPILATKSINVSVPPLQKPKTSQLIPARIDLEPIYTALRANIGLEQWTVYKEAVGNFLLGRLNQAELSARIDPILASPDGTKEHLHNQLIAAIYGNVTREMPDQGLAPWVSANDKPSTNTSNKPVSGDAAERRLKGEVMQLPSRDRRRIKDLALNDFDPYESLSSVFVDHSRNKSIKTAEVPASAAGGLSRMNYDLEIRKRYAQPLAVESGEFPDVSNIEAKMLPICYEAGLSGGHAPEAAQFMSIATETFIKQVMSSIFSRTRSNGPGDSGNAGFGAGNAWIQTHKYRRKLQKEEEAFQRGEVTRDKSGLLPVEAKAASERGPLGMADFRIALEMGDCGLANFPIVAKSVIYDYREGELENWDDHTYIDGREVRPTTDGDVEMGGMAANGKADGPLPNGVNHEDAMEVDNDDDDMPWEGASSEDGDFLNSVLDTCLTVG, encoded by the exons ATGGTCGACATAAATCCCGCGGCCCTCAGTCGGCCATCCGTCAACATCTCGACTCCTATTCTTGCTACAAAATCCATCAATGTTTCCGTTCCTCCATTACAAAAGCCAAAGACCAGCCAACTCATCCCGGCCCGCATCGACCTCGAACCTATATATACTGCTCTCAGGGCAAACATTGGTCTAGAACAATGGACGGTTTACAAGGAAGCCGTTGGCAACTTTCTGCTTG GTCGCCTCAACCAAGCCGAGCTCAGTGCGCGCATCGACCCAATATTGGCCTCTCCCGATGGTACCAAAGAGCACCTTCATAACCAGCTCATCGCTGCTATATACGGAAATGTCACTCGAGAAATGCCTGACCAGGGCCTTGCGCCTTGGGTCAGCGCAAACGATAAACCCTCAACCAACACGTCGAACAAGCCCGTGTCGGGTGATGCCGCCGAAAGACGGTTGAAGGGAGAGGTCATGCAACTTCCCAGCAGGGACAGAAGACGTATCAAAGATCTCGCCCTCAACGAC TTCGACCCCTACGAGTCCCTGTCTAGCGTGTTCGTTGACCACTCCAGAAACAAGTCCATCAAGACTGCCGAGGTACCAGCAAGTGCCGCAGGAGGTCTCAGCCGGATGA ACTATGATCTGGAAATCAGGAAACGATATGCACAGCCGCTCGCAGTAGAGTCCGGAGAGTTCCCCGATGTCAGCAACATCGAGGCCAAAATGCTTCCCATATGCTACGAGGCTGGCCTCTCGGGCGGACACGCGCCAGAAGCCGCCCAGTTCATGTCGATAGCCACGGAAACGTTCATCAAGCAGGTCATGTCCTCCATATTCAGCCGAACGAGGAGTAACGGCCCCGGAGACTCTGGTAACGCCGGTTTCGGAGCGGGTAACGCTTGGATTCAAACACACAAGTACCGACGCAAGTtgcagaaggaagaagaggcctTTCAGAGGGGCGAGGTAACACGCGATAAGAGCGGCCTATTGCCCGTGGAAGCTAAAGCCGCCAGCGAGCGTGGGCCTCTGGGCATGGCGGATTTCCGCATAGCGCTGGAGATGGGTGACTGCGGACTAGCTAACTTTCCCATTGTCGCCAAGTCGGTCATCTACGACTACCGGGAAGGGGAGCTTGAAAACTGGGACGATCACACGTACATTGACGGGCGGGAAGTACGACCGACTACCGACGGAGATGTGGAGATGGGTGGAATGGCGGCCAACGGCAAAGCAGATGGGCCATTACCCAATGGCGTCAATCACGAGGACGCTATGGAAGTTGacaacgatgatgatgatatgcCTTGGGAAGGCGCAAGCTCGGAGGATGGGGACTTTCTCAACAGCGTTTTGGATACATGCCTTACCGTGGGCTAA